The Spirosoma sp. SC4-14 DNA window GTCGACGTAACAGCCCCCTTTACAATAAACAAGTGGTGGAAGATGCAGCATACGGCCGTTGTTTACTATGTAAGAACAGTATCGGCTTTTCAGAACAGCAGCTTCGATAATCGGGCTTTGAGCTTCATTCTGAACGGACAGCAGGTTTTTACACTACCGAATGGCTATACACTCGAGTGTAGCTACGACTACAGCGCTCCAAGTGCCAGCCAGTTTTATCGAAATAAAAGCTATGGCACAGTCAATTTCAGCCTTCAGAAAAATGTGCTTAAGGGGGCTGGTAATATCCAGATCAACGTTTCGGATGTATTCAACACCTATCGTGAGGCTTTCTATGGTCAGTACGAAGCGGTAAATGTATCGACACTCCAGACCCGCAATGTGCAGCAAGGTTCTGTACGGTTCACCTACAATTTTGGTAAGTCGACCTTTAATCGTAAAAACCGTACATCGGGTAGCTCTGAAGAAGAAAATCGGGCCCGTTAATTAAGAAAATGAGTGAATTAGTGATTGAGCGAATGACCTATTTATCTACAGTAAATTCTGTATTCGATTAATCTAATTTAACTCTGCGTAGATGCTTAATTCTGTCGTCAATAATGGAATCAACACTCGTTTATTCGCCCGTTCAATGCCCCAATGTGCTTGCATTACAACAGTTTGTGCAAGCGCTCTGTGGCTCCGTTAACCGTAGTCTCGTTCGCTCGGCTGTTGAACAACTTCCTCGCTTTCCGATTGTATCACTCAATGATATTAACAAATTGCTCCAGTCTTGGCAAATAGACACTACTCTCTTCAAAGCACAGTCATCGCTACTGGCCAAACTTGAGGGGCCTTTACTGGGGCACTGCATCTGGCCCGATGGCGATCGGTATTTCGTCGTTATTCACAACGTTGAATCTGGTCTGATTCATTATTTCTCTCCTTTCCGGGGCGAAATAGCCGAACCACTGGAAAGCTTTGAACAGCATTGGAGCGGAGCCTTACTCGTAGCGGCTGCGGATCTTAATCTGCTTACGAACCTGGTTGAGTCAGACGATCAGGAATCCATAGCCGCAGCGATCTATCAACAGAACAACGTTCGCCTGTTCGATCATTTCTTTACGGATGACGAATGTGATTTTATCGTTCAATATGCCGAACATGATCAGTTATTTGAACCAAGTCTTGTCGAATATACGGATAATCAAAGCACTTTATCGGAATCGAGAACCAGCTATTCGGCCTTTCTAAAAGATCGCACGAATCCGGTTTTTCAATCCATCTACGAAAAAGTAGCAGCCGTGCTGGATGTCAGTGATCAGTACATCGAACATCTCCAGTGCGTTCGCTATGGTCAGGCCCAGCAGTTTAAACCCCATTTCGACTCGGGCGATACCAACCATCGGATCCATACACTGCTGGTTTACCTGAACGATGATTTTGAAGGCGGAGAAACGTTTTTTCCTGAACTGAACCTAAAAGTGCAGCCTCAGAAAGGCCGGGCGCTTTATTTCCTGAATCGGGATGAAGACGACGCCGTTTTGCTCTATTCGGCTCACGCTGGCCTTCCTGTAGATCAGGGCGTTAAATATGCCTGCAATATCTGGGTGCGCAATCGCCCGATTCCCATTCGCTCATAAGCCAGGTGTCTTAATCCCTTAAAATGCCATGAACACATCACTATTCAGTCAGTTTGTAGTCAGCCTTGCTGTAGGAATCTGGTCTTGTCTTATCAATCCATACGAATTGGTTTCTATTGCAGAATCCAACCTCGCCAAAGAGGTCGATAGCACACGGGCGTTTTCTGTCCAGCCCTTCGAGCGAATCAAAATAACCGACGCATTTATTGTCAACATAAAATCGGGAGAGCAATTTACGGTCAATGCAACGGGTAGTTCCAGCGACATAAATAGGCTGGATGTACGTACTAAAAAAGGGTTGTTAACGATTACGTATAAACCTGTTGCTGCCTCTAAAAAAGAGGAAGATGTTATCATTAATCATGAATGGGTCAATATTACGGTTACGCTTCCAGTGCTTAAGGAAGCAACATTTGAAAAAGCGTCGAAATTCAACATCGACGGCTTTGGCCGATTAGGCTCAGTAGAATTGTTTGCCAACTCATTAGCCAGCGGTACAGCTACTCTTAAGGCTGAACGACTTAAACTCAACCTCCAAAGCCATGCTGCTGTAACGTTGCTTGGGGAGACCTCGTACCTTGATGCCGATCTGCAAGGCCAGTCGGAATTAACGGCTGGTGGTTTCAAAACCAGGCAGGCAATGCTGGCTGTAAATGGCATGAGCAAAGCCAATGTCTTTGTCAGTGATAAGCTCCAGGCAACGGCCAGCGGATCGAGCACAATCTACTATCAGGGTAAGCCAGAGACCACCCTTGCTCAAAATGACTTTAGCCAGATTCGGGAATACCGGTAGGCGTTTCAATTCCTGTCCGACATTAGAAAGCCGTTTTCATACGTGTAAGAACTTTGCCGAAACCCATCATGCGTACTGCCATTGTCACTACCCTTCGAAACGCAGAAGCTACACTGTCTTATTTTGTAGCCTACCATATGGCTATCGGGTTCGACCATCTGTTTCTTTTTTTCGATGACCCGAACGATCCGCTTTTCGAACAGTTCAACCATTGGCCGGATGTTACGGCAATACAACACAATAGCCTACTAAAAAAACTGTGGCTTCGAACGAAATCCGCAACCAGCAACTATGCATTTGCGCAACGGGAAGTGATGGCCCGTCAGATCATGAACGCAGAGATAGCTGCCATGCTGGCATTCGATATGGATATTGACTGGCTAGTACACATTGATGCTGATGAGTTGTTTTACTGTTCGGGTTCTTCCGTAAAGGATCATTTCAACGCACTGTCCGATCAAAACATCAACGTTGTTCGGTACCTCAACCATGAGGCTATTCCCGAAACACCGCATATTACCAACTTCTTTACAGAGGTTTCTCTTTTTAAGCGCAACCGAGGGTCGTTCGATGCACATCAGAAAGATGTTTTTCGGAATCAGATTAAGCTGCCCACGCCCTATTTCCATTTTTATGACAATGGCAAATCAGCAGCTCTGGTCACCAGACAAACGCGGCCGATGGGTGTTCATGAATTTGAACCGGGCGCTAGCGTTATCCATGCTATAAATGCCCCCTGCATACTTCACTTTCCGTGTTGTGG harbors:
- a CDS encoding 2OG-Fe(II) oxygenase is translated as MESTLVYSPVQCPNVLALQQFVQALCGSVNRSLVRSAVEQLPRFPIVSLNDINKLLQSWQIDTTLFKAQSSLLAKLEGPLLGHCIWPDGDRYFVVIHNVESGLIHYFSPFRGEIAEPLESFEQHWSGALLVAAADLNLLTNLVESDDQESIAAAIYQQNNVRLFDHFFTDDECDFIVQYAEHDQLFEPSLVEYTDNQSTLSESRTSYSAFLKDRTNPVFQSIYEKVAAVLDVSDQYIEHLQCVRYGQAQQFKPHFDSGDTNHRIHTLLVYLNDDFEGGETFFPELNLKVQPQKGRALYFLNRDEDDAVLLYSAHAGLPVDQGVKYACNIWVRNRPIPIRS
- a CDS encoding DUF2807 domain-containing protein; this translates as MNTSLFSQFVVSLAVGIWSCLINPYELVSIAESNLAKEVDSTRAFSVQPFERIKITDAFIVNIKSGEQFTVNATGSSSDINRLDVRTKKGLLTITYKPVAASKKEEDVIINHEWVNITVTLPVLKEATFEKASKFNIDGFGRLGSVELFANSLASGTATLKAERLKLNLQSHAAVTLLGETSYLDADLQGQSELTAGGFKTRQAMLAVNGMSKANVFVSDKLQATASGSSTIYYQGKPETTLAQNDFSQIREYR
- a CDS encoding glycosyltransferase family 2 protein encodes the protein MRTAIVTTLRNAEATLSYFVAYHMAIGFDHLFLFFDDPNDPLFEQFNHWPDVTAIQHNSLLKKLWLRTKSATSNYAFAQREVMARQIMNAEIAAMLAFDMDIDWLVHIDADELFYCSGSSVKDHFNALSDQNINVVRYLNHEAIPETPHITNFFTEVSLFKRNRGSFDAHQKDVFRNQIKLPTPYFHFYDNGKSAALVTRQTRPMGVHEFEPGASVIHAINAPCILHFPCCGYTHFLAKYKTLGQFTNKWFDRGDDIIDIAPVHILSRDTVSTDNDSAIRQFYDEVYIQRYAAYTAACLAEGIFFRLRLPQLTSLIHHQLAESHEWAGSVINRTSTYQ